CGACACCGGTCCCACCACGCGCAGGCCGGCCGCGTGCGCGGTGCGGACCACGTCCCGGCGGCGCTCCAGCCCCTCGGGCCCGGACTCGGCGTAGCCCCCGGACAGCACGACGACGCCGCGGGCGCCGGCCAGCGCGACCCGGCGCACGACGTCGACCGCGGTCTCGGGCCGCACCGCGAGCAGGGCGAGCTCGACCTCGCCGACGTCGTCCCAGCCGACGGCGAGCCGTACCCCGGCGGGGACGTCACCGGGCACGTCGAGCGCCACCAGCTCCGTGTCGCCGGGGTCGGCGGCGGCCGCGTCCAGCACCCGTCGTGCGAGCAGGCCCTCCGGCGTCGACGCGTCGGGGCCGGCACCGACCAGCAGGACCCGGCGCGCCGACAGCAGCCCGTCCATCGACCGCGCCTCGGCGCGGTGCTCCCGGTCGGCCATGACCGCGCGGGACCGCTCGGTGGGGTCCAGGTCGATGCCGACCGACACCACGCCGTCGTCCAGGTGCTGCGAGATCTCGTACCCCGCGTCGCGGAACACACCCAGCATCGCGCCGTTCTGCGGCAGGACCTCCGCGGTGAACCGGCGCAGCCCGCGCTCGCGCGCCGCGGCGGCGACGTGCTCCAGCAGCACCGACGCCAGCCCCTTGCCCTGCAGGGAGTCCGCGATGTTGAAGGCGACCTCCGCCTCGCCGTCCGCGATCGTGTCGAACCGCGCCACGCCGAGGATGTCGTCCCGCTCGGTGCCGTCGTCGGCGCGGCCCGGCCGCACCGCGACCAGTGCGACCCGGCCGGTGTGGTCGACCTCCACCAGGCGTCGCAGCTCCCGGTCGGTGAGCCGGGCGATCGGCGCGAAGAACCGGAAGTACGTCGACCGCTCCGACTGCCCGGTGTGGAAGCGTTGCAGGGCGTCCGCGTCGTCCGGGCGGATCGGCCGCACGTGCATCGTGCTGCCGTCGCGCAGCACGACGTCGGCCTCCCACTCGACGGGGTAGGCGGAACCGGCGGCGTCCATCCGAGCAGGCTAGCCGCTGCGTGCGACGACCGCGCCGACGACCGCGCCGACAGGTGATCCCCAGGTTCGCCGCAGGCTCGTCCGAGGTTCGCGCGCCACGGTGGCACCGATCCCGAGGACCTGCGAGGACGAGGAGCACCACGATGAGGCGACGGTTCTGGCGAACGACGGCGACCGCCTCCGCGCTCGGCCTGGCCGCGCTCGGCGTCGGGTCCGCCGCGAGCGCCGAAGACCTGGCGACGACGACCGACGAGACCGTGCGGACCACCGTCGTCGTGGGCGCCCCGACTCTCGCGCGGACCGGCACGGGGTCCGGCACGGCGACCGACACCGCGGCGGCCCGCTGGGCGGCGGCCCTGCAGGAGCTCGTCGACGACGGGACGATCACCGCGGAGCAGCGCGACGCCGCCGTCGCCGGTGTCACGGGGCGTCGCACGGCGACCCGGACCACGACCGTGACGTCGCCGGGCAGCCGGACCGGCACCCCGTCCGGCGGCTCGTCCCGCGCGGTGCCGGGTGCGGTGGCGGGCACGGCCTCGGTCCCGGCGTCGGGCACGTCGACCGACGAGGACGTGCCGGTCGTCGACCACGCCTGCGCCGCCGTCACGCTGGGCCTGACCGTCGAGGAGCTGCGCACGGCCCTGGCGGAGCACGGGGCGACCCTCGCCTCGGTGGCGGACGCCCGGGGGGTGGGCGCGGGCAGCCTGGTCCGCGCGCTGACGACGGACGCCGGCCGGCGGATCGACGCGGCCGTGGCCGCCGGGTCCCTGTCCGTGGACGACGCCGCCGAGCGGACGGCCGTGCTCGCCGCCGTCGTCCGGGACGCCGTCCAGGCCGAGTACCCCGACCCGCTCGTCGCCCGGCGCGGGCTGCGGACCGTCTGAGCTCAGAGTCGTCCGGGCTCAGAAGAGGTCGGCGAGGAGCGCCGCGGCCCGGGCGGCGCCGTCGGTCTCGACGGGCCGGTAGCGGACCTCGGTGCCCACGGCCTTGACGATCTCCTCGGCGAGCAGGTCGGGGTCGCAGGCGTCCTCGTACGGCACGCAGCGGCCCGCCGCGTACCGGTCGAGCCGGTGGCGCACGTGCAGGTTCTGCTCGAAGTGGTCGCGCAGCGGCACGTAGAGGAACGGGCGCTGGGCGGCGGCGAGCTCCATGCAGGTGGTCAGGCCGCCCTGCACCACGGCCAGGTCGCACGCGGCGAGGTGGCGGTACAGGTCCGGCAGGTAGCCGAGGACGTCCACGCCGTCGTGCCGCGGCAGGGCCGCCGGGTCGATCCGGGGCCCGGCGACGACGACGAATCGCAGCTCGGGTCGGCGGCGGCGGGCCAGCGGCGCGGCGTCGAGGACGCGCCGCAGCAGCGCCTCGCCCACGCCGGACCCGCCCACGGTGACGAGCACCAGCAGCTCGTCGGGGCGGCAGCCGAGGGACTCCCGGGCGGCCCGGCGGTCGGCCTCGTCCGGGGGCTCGAAGCCGGTGACGTAGCCGGAGAACGAGAAGTTGCGCTCGGTCCACTCCCGGATGCCGGGCAGGCCGGGCCCGAACGCGTCGTCCACGACGTCGCCGGGATTGCCGACGAACACCGAGGCGTCCCGCAGCCGCCGGTAGCGGGAGCGCTGCTCGATCATCTCCGCGTTGTAGTCGGCGGTCAGCGCGGCCTCCGCTCCCCCGCCCCACGGCATGGGCAGCCAGCCCACGAAGTCGGTCATCCAGGCGTAGGAGTACCGCTTGAGCTCGGGGTTCTCGTGCAGGAAGTAGTCGACGTCCCAGGCCTCGTCCGCGACGACGAGGTCGTACGGCGTCTCGCGCACGACGTCGTCGAACACGAGGAAGTTGTGCACGAGGATCTCGTCCATGCGTCGCACGGCCTGGAACGCGTGCAGGTCGTGGTCGGCGGACTCGTCCTCGATGTGCGCGGACTCGCTGGCGAGCCATCGCGACGCCGGGTGGACCCGCTCGCCCGCGTCGGCCAGCACCTGCGTCACCGGGTGCTGGGCGAGCCAGTCGACCTCCAGGTCGGGGTGGTGGCGGCGCAGCTTGCGCGCGACGGCGACGTCACGGCGGGCGTGCCCGAGCCCGATCGGCGAGGACAGGTACAGGGCCCGCCGCCGGCGCACGGCCGCCCGGGTCCATGTGCTGCGCCGCGTCGTGCGCACCGGCGGCGTGAGGGAGTCGACGAACTCCTCGATCAGCCGGTCGACGACCACCGGGTCGCGGGACAGGGGCACGTGGCCGCCACCCCCGATGGTGACGAACCGCGCCCCCGTGAGCTCCGCGAGCCGCGCGCCGACCTCGTGCGAGGTGTTCCGGTCGTCGTCGCCGTGCATCACGAGCACGGGACAGGCGACCTGCGCGCACCGCTCCGGTGTCACGGGGTGCTCCCCCGCGCCGACCGTGGCGGCGCCGAGCGCCTCGGGGTCGGCCTCGAGGCCCCAGCCCACGGCGTCCTCGATCTGCTTCGTCGAGTGCGGCTCGGAGAACACCTGGGCGAAGAAGAAGTCGAGGAAGTCCCGCCAGGCGGCCGGGCCCTGGCGCCAGTACGGCAGGTTGCACTTCGCCCAGCCCTCGGTGGTGGCGAGCGGCTCGGTGAACGACTGCCCGCGGTCGGGCAGCGGGCCCGCGAGGCTCGGGATCGACGGCGCGATCGCCACGAAGCCGTCCACCCGCTCGGGCGCCGCCGTGGCGAGCGCGACGCCCCACGTCGCGCCGGCCGACAGGCCGACGGCGACGGCGGAGGCGGTCCCCGTGGCGTCGAGGACCGCCACCGCGTCGGCGGCGTACTCGTCGGGCGAGTAGGCGGCCGGGTCGTGAGGCCGGTCGGACCGGCCGCACCCCCGTCCGTCGAGGACGACCACCCGGTATCGCCGGGCGAGGAACGGGATCTGGAGCTTCCAGAACCGCGAGTGGATGATCGACCACGTCGGCAGCAGCAGCACCGTCGGCGCGCCCGGCCGTTCGTAGAGGTCCCACGCCACCCGCACGCCGTCGCGCACGACGACGCCCGTGACGTCCGGCCGGACCGGTGCCCCCATCGTCCTCACCCCGTCCCTCAGTCTGCTCCCCGGGCCTCCGGCTCGCGCCGTCAGCGCCGCACCTCGTAGACGAGGTTGAAGGGCGTCTGCGCGGCCACCTCGAACCGGCCGAACCCGGCGGCGGTGGCGACGTCGTGGATCCGCGCGGGACCGGCCTGCGCGCCGAGGGCGAGCCCGACGTCCTGCGAGAGCGAGGACGGCGTGCACAGCAAGGTCGAGAAGCCGTAATAGGCGCGGCCGATGGGGTGCAGGTTGTCCTCGACGCGGTCCCCGGCCGCCGGCTCGACGATCATCCAGGTGCCGTCGTCGGCGAGGGCGTCGAGCACGTGCCGCCCGGCCCCCACGGGGTCGCCCATGTCGTGCAGGCAGTCGAACATCGTCACGAGGTCCAGCCCCGTCTCGTCGAAACCGTCCGCCGTCGCGACGGCGAACCGCACCCGGTCGGCCACGCCGGCCTCGGCCGCCCGCTCGCGCGCCGCCTCGATCGACCCCTCGTGGTAGTCGTAGCCGACGAACGTGGAGGCCGGGAACGCCTGCGCCATGAGGATCGTCGAGGCGCCGAAGCCGCAGCCGACGTCGGCCACGGTGGCCCCGCGCTGCAGCTTGTCGACGACGCCGTCGAGCGCCGGGAGCCACGCGGCCACGAGGTTCGCGTGGTAGCCGGGGCGGAAGAACCGCTCGGTGCCGGCGTGGACGTCGTGGGTGTGCTCGTGCCAGCCGAACCCGGTGCCGTTGCGCGCGGCCTCGACGATGTGCTCGGTGCCGTGCAGGGCGCCGAGCGCCGTCTGGAACAGCCCCGGCAGGAACGCCGGGCTGTCCTCGACGGTGAGCGCCACCGCCTGCTCGGGCTCCAGGGTGTAGCGGGCCGACGCCGGGTCGTAGGTGACGTAGTCGCCCGCGGCCTGGGCGTTGAGCCACTCGCGCACGTACGGCTCGGCGGTGCCGGTCCGGTCCGCGACCTCGGCCGGCGTGCTCGGGCCGTGGGCCGCCAGGTCACGGTAGAGGCCGAGCCGGTCGCCCAGCACGACCAGGGCGGTGTTGAGGGTCGCACCGGCGTCGCCGACGGCGCGGCCGACGAACGCCATGAGGGCGTCCATGTCGATGGCGGGCGCCTCGGTCGGCGGGTTCTCCAGGGTGGTCATGTCCTTCTCCTTCGTCGGGTGCCGGCCCGTCGCCGGCAGGTGTCCCGTCACTCCCCCGACGCTAGGAACCGGGCCGGGGCCGCCGCGTCCGGGGACCCACCTGGTGGTGCGACGACCGCCCCCCTGGTCGAGACTCGGGGCATGCTCGTGGGGCGGGACGACGAGGTGGCCGCGCTGGGGCGGCTCGTCGCCGGGGCGCGCCTCGGCCGCGGCGGCGCGACGGCGCTGCTCGGCGAGCCCGGGATGGGCAAGAGCTCCCTGCTGACCGACGCCGCCGGGCGGGCGGGCGGGACGTGCCGGGTCCTGACCGCCCAGGGGGCCACCTCCGAGACGGAGGTGGCGTTCGCCGGCCTGTCCCAGCTCCTCGCGCCGGTCCTCGACCGGGTCGACACCCTGCCGGCGCGCCAGCGGGACGCGCTGCGCTCCGCCCTCGCGCTCGGCGCCCCCGCCGGCGGCGACCGGCTGGCCGTCGGCGCCGCGACGCTCGCCACGCTCACGCGGTGCGCCGAGGAGTCGCCGGTCGTGGTGCTGGTCGACGACCTGCACCTGCTGGACGTGCCGTCGGTGCAGGCGCTGACCTTCGCGGCGCGTCGGCTGGCCGCCGACCCGGTGGCGATGGTCCTCGCGGGTCGCGACCCGGAGGCGGCGGCGGCCGTCGAGGGGCTGCCGGTGCGACGGCTCGGCGGGGTGTCCGAGGAGCAGGCGCGGGTCCTCGTCGAGGACGCCCTGGGCTCCCCCGTCCCGCGGGAGCGCCTCGCGGAGCTCTACCGGCGCACGGGCGGCAACCCCCTGGCGCTCGTCGAGCTCGCGACCGACCCCGACGCGGGCGCGGAGATGCCCGGGCTGCCGGCGGCGGTGCCCGAGGCCGTGGCCCGCACCTTCGAGCACCGCGTCGCCCGGCTCCCGGCGGCCGCGCAGGCGGCGCTGCTCGTCGCGGCGGTCGCGGACGGCGACCTCGCCACGACCACGGCGGCGGCCCGCGCCCTGGGTGCGGACGCCGCGGACCTCGGTCCGGCCGAGGACGCCGGGCTCGTGCGCACCGCCGGCGGCCGGGTCGTGTTCCGCCACCCCCTGCTGCAGTCGGTGGCGTACACCCGGCGCCCCGCGACGGAGCGCCGGGCGGCCCACCGCGCCGTGGCCGACGCCCTGCTTCCCGGCGACGAGGACCGCCGCGCCTGGCACCTCGCGGAGTCGGTGGGCGGCGTCGACGCGCAGGTGGCCCGGCTCGTCGAGGCGGCGGCCGAGCGCGCCGTGGACCGCTGGGGCTGCGCCGTGGCGTCGACGAGCTTCGAGCGGGCCGCCGGGCTCAGCGTGACGCCCGCCGAGCGTGCCGGACGGCTCGTGCGGGCGGCCGAGAACGCCTGGGCCGCCGGGGACGCCCCGCGCGCCCTCGCGCTGCTGGACGAGGTGGCGGTGCTACGGCCGGAGCCCGCCGTGGCGTTCGCGGCCGACGACCTGCGCGCCACCGTCGCGGTGCACACGGGCTCGCTGCGCCGCGCCCTGGAGATGCTCGTCGACCTCGCCCACCGCGCGCCCGACGCCGCGACCCGGGCCCGCCTGCTGGCCGACGGCGTGCACGCCGCACTGTTCCTCGGCAGCACCCCGACGGCGTCGGGGCTCGCGGACGAGCTCGCCGACACGCTCCCCGACCTCACCGAGCCCGTCTCCCGGGCCGTCGCCCTGCTCGCGTGCGGCGTCGCGCACGTGCTGGCCGGCCGGGACGGGTCCGCGGAGTTCCGCGCGGCGGTCCCGCTCCTCGAGGCGGCCGGCGCGCCCGCCGCCGGGGACCTGCGGTGGCCGTGGGTGATGTCCGCGCCGCTGTTCCTGCGGGACACCTCCGGGGAGTCCTCCGTGCGCCCGCGGGTGACCGAGGCACGCCGCGCGGCGACGCCCGCCGCGCTCCCCGGCCTGCTGTTCGTCATCGCGCGGTACGAGGCCACCGTCGAGAGCTGGAACCGCGCCGAGGCCGACTACTCGCTCGCGATCGAGGTCGCCCGCGAGACCGGGCAGACCACGGAGCTCGCCGCCTCGCTCGCCGGGCGCTGCTGGCTGGCCTCGCACCAGGGCGACGCCGAGGGCTGCCGTGCCGACGCCGCGGCCGCCACCGCGCTCTGCACGCAGGGTGACCTGCAGTTCTTCGCCGCCTGGGTCCGGTTCGCCCTCGGCGACCTCGCGCTGTCCGACGGCGACGCCGGCACCGCCGTCCGCGAGCTCTCGACGCTGCAGGACCTGCTCGCCGGCCAGGGCCTCGCCGACCCGGACCTGTCCCCCGTGCCGGAGCTCGTCGAGGCGCTCGTGCGCACCGGCGAGGTGGACCGGGCCCGCGAGATCGCGCCCGGCTACGTGGCCGCCGCGGAGGAGAAGGGCCGGCCGTGGGCCCTCGCCCGGGCCCGCCGCACCACGGGGCTGCTCGCCGACGACGACGTCGACGACGCCTTCCGGGCCGCGCTCACGCTGCACGCGAGCACCCGGGACGCGTTCGAGACCGCCCGCACGCACCTCGCGTACGGCGAGCGCCTGCGCCGGGCAGGGCGGCGGGTGGACGCCCGCGAGCAGCTCCGGGCGGCGCTCGGGCTCTTCGAGGGGCTCGGGGCGCGGCGGTGGGCCGACCGGACCGCCGCGGAGCTGACCGCGACCGGCGAGTCGGTGCAGCGCTCGGGCACGGGCTGGCGGGCCGAGCTGACGTC
This Isoptericola jiangsuensis DNA region includes the following protein-coding sequences:
- a CDS encoding alpha/beta fold hydrolase codes for the protein MGAPVRPDVTGVVVRDGVRVAWDLYERPGAPTVLLLPTWSIIHSRFWKLQIPFLARRYRVVVLDGRGCGRSDRPHDPAAYSPDEYAADAVAVLDATGTASAVAVGLSAGATWGVALATAAPERVDGFVAIAPSIPSLAGPLPDRGQSFTEPLATTEGWAKCNLPYWRQGPAAWRDFLDFFFAQVFSEPHSTKQIEDAVGWGLEADPEALGAATVGAGEHPVTPERCAQVACPVLVMHGDDDRNTSHEVGARLAELTGARFVTIGGGGHVPLSRDPVVVDRLIEEFVDSLTPPVRTTRRSTWTRAAVRRRRALYLSSPIGLGHARRDVAVARKLRRHHPDLEVDWLAQHPVTQVLADAGERVHPASRWLASESAHIEDESADHDLHAFQAVRRMDEILVHNFLVFDDVVRETPYDLVVADEAWDVDYFLHENPELKRYSYAWMTDFVGWLPMPWGGGAEAALTADYNAEMIEQRSRYRRLRDASVFVGNPGDVVDDAFGPGLPGIREWTERNFSFSGYVTGFEPPDEADRRAARESLGCRPDELLVLVTVGGSGVGEALLRRVLDAAPLARRRRPELRFVVVAGPRIDPAALPRHDGVDVLGYLPDLYRHLAACDLAVVQGGLTTCMELAAAQRPFLYVPLRDHFEQNLHVRHRLDRYAAGRCVPYEDACDPDLLAEEIVKAVGTEVRYRPVETDGAARAAALLADLF
- a CDS encoding class I SAM-dependent methyltransferase gives rise to the protein MTTLENPPTEAPAIDMDALMAFVGRAVGDAGATLNTALVVLGDRLGLYRDLAAHGPSTPAEVADRTGTAEPYVREWLNAQAAGDYVTYDPASARYTLEPEQAVALTVEDSPAFLPGLFQTALGALHGTEHIVEAARNGTGFGWHEHTHDVHAGTERFFRPGYHANLVAAWLPALDGVVDKLQRGATVADVGCGFGASTILMAQAFPASTFVGYDYHEGSIEAARERAAEAGVADRVRFAVATADGFDETGLDLVTMFDCLHDMGDPVGAGRHVLDALADDGTWMIVEPAAGDRVEDNLHPIGRAYYGFSTLLCTPSSLSQDVGLALGAQAGPARIHDVATAAGFGRFEVAAQTPFNLVYEVRR
- a CDS encoding ATP-binding protein; its protein translation is MLVGRDDEVAALGRLVAGARLGRGGATALLGEPGMGKSSLLTDAAGRAGGTCRVLTAQGATSETEVAFAGLSQLLAPVLDRVDTLPARQRDALRSALALGAPAGGDRLAVGAATLATLTRCAEESPVVVLVDDLHLLDVPSVQALTFAARRLAADPVAMVLAGRDPEAAAAVEGLPVRRLGGVSEEQARVLVEDALGSPVPRERLAELYRRTGGNPLALVELATDPDAGAEMPGLPAAVPEAVARTFEHRVARLPAAAQAALLVAAVADGDLATTTAAARALGADAADLGPAEDAGLVRTAGGRVVFRHPLLQSVAYTRRPATERRAAHRAVADALLPGDEDRRAWHLAESVGGVDAQVARLVEAAAERAVDRWGCAVASTSFERAAGLSVTPAERAGRLVRAAENAWAAGDAPRALALLDEVAVLRPEPAVAFAADDLRATVAVHTGSLRRALEMLVDLAHRAPDAATRARLLADGVHAALFLGSTPTASGLADELADTLPDLTEPVSRAVALLACGVAHVLAGRDGSAEFRAAVPLLEAAGAPAAGDLRWPWVMSAPLFLRDTSGESSVRPRVTEARRAATPAALPGLLFVIARYEATVESWNRAEADYSLAIEVARETGQTTELAASLAGRCWLASHQGDAEGCRADAAAATALCTQGDLQFFAAWVRFALGDLALSDGDAGTAVRELSTLQDLLAGQGLADPDLSPVPELVEALVRTGEVDRAREIAPGYVAAAEEKGRPWALARARRTTGLLADDDVDDAFRAALTLHASTRDAFETARTHLAYGERLRRAGRRVDAREQLRAALGLFEGLGARRWADRTAAELTATGESVQRSGTGWRAELTSQELQVALLLTDGSTTREAAAALYLSPKTVEYHLRKVYTKLDVHSRDELAALLTDGG